GGCACCATATCCGCCCATGCTGAACCCTTCGATCAACCGGCCTTCGCGCGCAGCGACGGTGCGATAATTCGCATCAATATGCGGCAGCAGTTCCTTCATGATCACGGTTTCCAACGGCACCTTGCCGCTCTTCCAATCACACCACATACCGTTTTTGAGGCCATTGACGAACACCACCAGGAGCGGGGGAATTTTTTTGGCCTGAATGGCAGAATCAAAGTGCGCAACCAGTGGTGGCATCCCGCTCAAACCACCCCCGCTACCATGCAGCCAATAGATCACCGGGAAGTGTCGGAGTTGGTCCCGATCGTAGATTTCCGGCGTGTAGATGAAATAGCTGACGTTGGTTTTAACCGTAGCACTTTCAAAGGTCCGGCGCTGGAGCCGCGGTGCGGTCACAGCGGGAAGCACCCATTCCAACGCGGGAACCGCCGGGGCAGATACAGGTGCCGGTTTCACGACGTCCGGCAGACCAGCCGGACCGACAACTGCCAGTGCGGCACACCCTGTTGCGATTAAAGCAATCCGTTTCATACCATGGATAGACGCAATGGATGTGAATGAAGTTTCAGCAACACACCGGTTTTTTCTGGCCTAAAGTCCACGGT
The Verrucomicrobiota bacterium DNA segment above includes these coding regions:
- a CDS encoding alpha/beta hydrolase-fold protein yields the protein MKRIALIATGCAALAVVGPAGLPDVVKPAPVSAPAVPALEWVLPAVTAPRLQRRTFESATVKTNVSYFIYTPEIYDRDQLRHFPVIYWLHGSGGGLSGMPPLVAHFDSAIQAKKIPPLLVVFVNGLKNGMWCDWKSGKVPLETVIMKELLPHIDANYRTVAAREGRLIEGFSMGGYGAARLGFKYPMVFGAVSMLAGGPLQLDFRETPRAGPREREGILKAVFGGDLEYFKAQSPWVIAEQNADKLRIGLPVRQVIGDRDETLGFNRAFHEHLVKLAIPHTFTVLPDIGHKPMAVFDSLGETNWEFYRTVFSSLNTPAASAKPAPLP